In a single window of the Magnolia sinica isolate HGM2019 chromosome 7, MsV1, whole genome shotgun sequence genome:
- the LOC131251727 gene encoding subtilisin-like protease SBT1.4, translating into MAKSNPFIIVLLLSIVPITLCHESQRTYIVHVSKSHKPAIFDTHHDWYSSNLRSLASSSPHPTKLLYTYDHAVHGFAAHLSPSQASDLLRFPGILSVNPERVHQIHTTHTPKFLGLAETVGLWPDSDYADDVIIGVLDTGIWPERRSFSDAGLSAIPDRWKGVCEVSAEFPASSCNKKIIGARTFYKGYEYSRGWPIDPTEESKSPRDTEGHGTHTASTAAGASVADAGFYEYAAGEARGMATKARIAAYKICWSLGCYDSDILAAMDQAIVDGVDVISLSVGANGYAPRYDDDSIAIGSFGAVQNGVLVSCSAGNSGPGRYTAVNIAPWILTVGASTIDREFPADVVLGDGSVYGGVSLYSGNPCSPNLTIVYAADCGSRYCYSGRLDSSKVAGKIVVCDRGGNARVAKGSAVTLAGGAGMILANTEDSGEELLADSHLIPATMVGQKAGDKIRQYARSDPSPTASIVFRGTVIGTSPAAPQVASFSSRGPNYRTPEILKPDVIAPGVNILAGWTGFTSPTDLEIDPRRVEFNIISGTSMSCPHVSGLAALLRKAHPTWSPAAIKSALITTAYNLDNAGGTIKDLASGDESTPFIRGAGHVQPNNALDPGLIYDIQVDDYIGFLCSIGFNARRIAVFTKGNVNCSEKGLDNPGDLNYPSFSVVFESNTAVVQYRRVVTNVGGTAAAVYEAKVSGPPTVEITVSPSKLVFSEKNQSLSYVITFSSVAHPSMLTATESFGSITWSDGAHLVRSPIAFTWRQGSVAEM; encoded by the coding sequence ATGgccaaatccaatccgttcatcatcgTTCTTCTCCTCTCCATCGTCCCCATCACACTCTGCCACGAATCTCAGCGCACCTACATCGTCCACGTGTCGAAATCCCACAAGCCCGCCATCTTCGATACTCACCACGACTGGTACTCCTCCAACCTCCGATCCCTGGCCAGCTCATCCCCCCACCCGACCAAACTCCTCTACACCTACGATCACGCTGTCCATGGCTTCGCGGCCCACCTCAGCCCATCACAAGCGTCCGATCTCCTCCGATTCCCCGGCATCCTATCCGTCAATCCCGAACGCGTCCATCAGATCCACACCACACACACTCCCAAATTCCTAGGCCTGGCCGAAACCGTCGGCCTGTGGCCCGACTCCGATTACGCTGATGATGTGATCATCGGCGTCCTCGACACCGGCATCTGGCCGGAGCGCAGAAGCTTCTCCGATGCCGGCCTCTCCGCCATCCCTGATCGGTGGAAGGGCGTCTGTGAGGTGAGCGCTGAATTCCCTGCATCCTCCTGTAATAAGAAGATCATCGGCGCCAGAACGTTCTATAAGGGTTACGAGTACTCGAGGGGGTGGCCCATCGATCCGACGGAGGAGTCGAAATCCCCGAGGGACACCGAGGGGCACGGGACCCACACAGCATCAACCGCGGCCGGCGCATCTGTGGCCGATGCCGGATTCTACGAATATGCCGCCGGAGAGGCCCGCGGGATGGCGACCAAGGCCAGGATCGCGGCGTACAAGATCTGCTGGAGCCTTGGATGCTACGATTCCGATATACTCGCGGCCATGGATCAGGCGATCGTCGATGGCGTCGACGTAATTTCGCTCTCCGTAGGGGCCAACGGCTACGCCCCGCGGTATGATGATGATTCAATTGCGATCGGCTCGTTCGGCGCTGTCCAGAACGGAGTTCTGGTTTCGTGCTCGGCGGGGAATTCAGGTCCCGGCCGGTACACGGCGGTGAACATAGCGCCGTGGATCTTGACGGTTGGCGCGTCGACGATCGATAGGGAATTCCCCGCCGATGTCGTTCTCGGCGATGGGAGCGTCTATGGCGGAGTGTCGCTCTACTCGGGCAATCCGTGCTCCCCGAATCTGACAATCGTCTATGCTGCCGACTGTGGCAGCCGCTACTGCTATTCAGGCCGTCTCGACTCGTCGAAAGTCGCCGGGAAGATTGTAGTCTGCGACCGCGGCGGAAACGCCCGCGTCGCCAAGGGCAGTGCGGTGACATTGGCCGGTGGTGCCGGCATGATTCTTGCCAATACAGAAGATAGTGGCGAAGAGCTGCTCGCCGATTCTCATCTCATCCCAGCCACAATGGTAGGCCAAAAAGCCGGCGACAAGATCCGGCAATACGCCCGATCAGATCCATCGCCTACTGCAAGCATAGTATTCCGTGGGACAGTGATCGGAACATCTCCGGCCGCTCCTCAGGTAGCATCATTCTCCAGCCGGGGCCCCAATTACCGCACGCCGGAAATTCTCAAACCGGACGTGATCGCACCTGGCGTTAACATCTTGGCTGGTTGGACTGGATTCACTAGCCCAACCGATCTCGAGATCGACCCAAGACGAGTGGAATTCAATATCATCTCCGGCACATCTATGTCCTGTCCGCACGTCAGCGGCCTCGCCGCTCTGCTCCGAAAGGCCCACCCGACGTGGAGCCCAGCAGCAATCAAATCCGCCCTCATCACCACTGCCTACAATCTAGACAATGCTGGTGGGACAATCAAAGATCTGGCGAGTGGCGatgaatccacaccgttcattcgtgGAGCCGGACACGTACAACCCAACAATGCACTCGATCCTGGCCTTATCTACGACATCCAAGTCGATGATTACATCGGATTCCTCTGCTCCATCGGATTCAATGCTAGGCGGATAGCAGTTTTCACTAAGGGCAATGTCAATTGCTCGGAGAAAGGTTTGGATAATCCCGGCGATTTGAATTATCCATCTTTCTCCGTCGTTTTCGAATCCAATACAGCCGTTGTTCAGTACAGAAGGGTGGTGACCAATGTCGGAGGGACGGCAGCTGCAGTCTATGAAGCGAAAGTTTCCGGCCCGCCGACGGTCGAGATCACCGTCTCACCGAGCAAGCTTGTGTTTAGTGAAAAAAACCAGAGCTTATCTTATGTGATTACATTTTCTTCTGTAGCCCACCCATCCATGCTCACTGCGACAGAGAGCTTTGGTTCGATCACTTGGagcgatggggcccacctggtgagGAGCCCGATCGCGTTTACCTGGCGTCAGGGATCAGTGGCTGAGATGTGA